catgatccaaaaataatttaattgcaTGTTGGTGaggtaaataatattttataataaacgTCTGAATAAGATACTTAATTTTGCGAATCAACGTATATCAATTCAATCTTCTCTTTACAAgcaaagtgaaaaataaaaagtgattATTGAGTTTCTCTAATTGCCTCAATTGATGTGGTAAGTATTTCCTAAGAAATAAATTACCATTTCGCGGTTATGATAAGAGTGAAGATTTCGATTACAAAAGTctttttcttatacttttcaaatttcacGAGGTTAATCGCCTCGGATGTGAAAAAAGTGATATTACAAAATGCTCTAAAAAATGAGATGATGATTTGTTGAACAATTCAAAAAGAGATCATAAATGCTTGTACTAAAGAAAGAATTAAAGATATCATCCAAGACTTAAATGGTGATTACTTTAGAATACTAGTTGATGAGTCAAATGATAATTCACATAAAGAGTAGATAACAATAATTTTACGACATGTTATGAAAAATGTAGAGTTGGTAGAAAACTTTTTTGATATTGTTCATGTGAATTTGGTGATAATTAACTTCGAAATCTCAGTTATTAGCTTAATAGTTTCATTGCCTATGCTCTAGAATGTAATAGCAAGTTTATCAACTTGAAGGCGATTAAGGATCTGGCACAACGATGACACAAACAAAATGGATCAAACTTGATCTCTTAGTTATTTACATGTAAATTTAACTTTGATTTTGCCTGCTGCTATTGCAAGTGTGGAAAGATCATTCTCCTCAATGAAGCTCATAAAAAATGATCCACGTAATAGTATTGGTGAAGAATTTTTGAATGTGTTGTTTAGTTTGTAAGATATAgcgaaaaatatttgaaaatgtaagtAATGATGTTATAATAGATCGTTTTCAAAATATGAAGTCTCGTCGCTACAATTGTAAAGTGATGAGATTTTTCGTGGTAatgtaatattttatgttttgcttccttagttattattttttaacgttATCTTTAAAGTTATGGTGAACCCGTTTTCTTGAAATCCTCGATTCGCCTATGAACATAgttagattttataaaaaataatgtttccTTCATTTTGTTTTATGTAACACCATTTGATTAGACatgatatttaagaaaaaaagaaaaacttttaaaattgtggtctaatacaatttttatatattagtgTGACTGTAAATCACTTCACTAAAagtcaaagaaaaatataaatgttcaATTATTTCTAGTTATAGTAAGGTGATATTCTTTCAGAAAAACTACATTAATTAGATAAAAATTCGAATAAATTGCCCTTGAATAGTAAATTTTAGATAACTCTATTGTGTCCATTGGACTCAAACAAATCATCCAGTCTAAGCTCAATTCACGCTTAATTCCAAGTATTTTGTtcaatcattaattattttttttttttttctattttcattttatttttttattttttttctttcttttataaaataattacttagCAAACTTAAATTAACACATAAGAAAAGAAGAACAAGGAGAGAATACTGTCTTTCCATCTATATATATCTTAGATTTGTAAATCTATATATAGTAGTATTAGAAATATGTTTCTTGACTACTATTTGCCAAGTGTTGATGGTGTCCACATGACATGCATATTTACCTTGCAACATTACAAGTGATGTAAGTCACTATTTTGGTAAGCTCCACGTGATAGTGGTCATTGTTTTACAACacttttttcaacttttaaactttctttttttactttttttctttattatttttatctattttttcattttttttaattatagtatccatttaattacatttttattattgttttattgtaaataaaatattagagaTTGTCATGTAACAAATTCATTCTACATGACCTTAAGATTTCTTTATGACATAGAAAATTTCCTTTATGACATTGAAGTTAACAATAAATGCATTACAAATGCGCTCCTAACTTGTGAATTCGTCTCATTTGCAGaaagatatatataaagaaatattgaaagaaTAACAACTATAAAGATATCGCTCTTTTGCTATATAAAGTCATAAtatattgtctttattttataacacgttatcaatataatatttcttataaggtatgtgaagaaaccttaccccagaacacgaaccaggttcgtgtaagttgcttttaagtaaagacagagtaaagacacaaacacttactgaattaaaaaccttcctcactcaaggaaggaaaaacctcgttttattaattcaactataagattttgtgattacaactcaataatcaaaaagtcttatctctactactccctcgattgactccaatcgatctctccaaaaggccaaacccaccttttgttacaaccctcactgaaactcaaccctacaaagagccaaacccaccctttTTACAaatctctcaagactcaactcccaagaagtcaaacccacttcttgttacaaatctaggaattattacaactcaataataaacctagaacaaatcaacaaagactaataaccttagactttaattgatcaaacttcaatatCCAATAGTTCTGAGTAGAACAGGTTTCGTGAACCTGGTGCTTATGTTGCTGTGATGAAGGTGAACCTGGTCCTTGCGTTTCTGTGACGAAGACCTGCGttttttctccagaaaatactactctcaagatgatatatttcgtgaatatgcaatacctatcgttctggctttgctggaaaaattctctcgatttttgtgattgcaaagacatttttttctttcaacttcttgatccttttatagatttgatttgccttcaacttctacaaggaaaggaattacaaatccttttccttcttgaacttgtctatatttacgtctttccttatttgacttgaattgtaatttctttatttctttccttctttgacttgaattgctacttttttatttctttccttctttgacttgaattgctctttttttttatttctttccttctttatttatttccatatttgtttccttcttttccttctttacaattctgcactttttcttcttttcttcaatactttttcttctttgtcgcaactctcataattgtatacatacgacaccatgccttcactttatcaatcatcaaaactactttatttgttctcctacttcccaacattttccccctttttgatgatgataaccAATGATTTGTTACACAtcaagactctttgttagtgatcaaaacttcaattctttgtcatccatcaaaactacaaacttcatgttttctcattccccaacaatttccccctttttgatgatgacaaactatACATATGTCTATCTACATTATATactttcccccttttggcatcattgaAAACCAATAACCAAAGAACTCGAATAACATTCAATGAGtgcaatatcatttttaactcaTAGCCACTTGGGCAACACTTTCAAGTACACTTCTGCTAACAAAATGGTTAGTTAATCTGAGGATATTAGTCATCTTAAACTCATACACAATTAAGATCTTCAATGAGAAAcgaaataaacaaatatgtacCAGTTTATGCCCTTaatcaaaaacatataatatcatgagTATGAGACAGACATAAGCACATCAAAGAgtcaaaagagtataaaatTTGAGGATAAGGATTGGGACAAAGATTACTAAAGTAAGGAAGAAAGGGATGTTTACTgccattgataattttttcagtATGCCCATTGTGCACCAGCTTCTTTATTCTGATCAGTTTTCttagaatgtgaaatttcatcACGAGAAACATGAGATACAtcatcaccttttttttttttaactctactCCGTAACATTTTCATTCTCCAtgattttcttctccttttttttttttttgatagccTTTTTCTTGATGACAACTTTGAAGGAGTACCAACTACTAGTAAGAGATTCATCACATTTTGGTGCACAAAGAGATGTGTTTATCAATAATGAAAGCAAGCAACAATTTATTTCTGTGAGAATTGTTCCCCCTGAGAGATAGACAAGTTATACACTTGGAATGGATGAAATATCAATTTGGAGTTTGTGAACCTGGTTCAGATGTGGGTGATAAAGCAGGGTTCCCCCTAAATTAAAGCATGAGTGACTTCAATACTgagattttcatcattagagcAGTTTGAGATTGAACGATGCTTATTGTCAAAGAGGGTTCTTGGTGATCTTtaagaaagttgaatttttgatgatCGACCAGGTTCATTAGTGCTTATGTTTGACCCACACTCAGGAAATTAATGCATTGAAAAAGGATGGTACATACCTGAGTATTACAGAGAAACCAGGTTCCCCTTTTTTGTGTTTCTTCATGACTTACTTAATGGTGTTAGCAAAAAGAAGAGATAACATCCGCAAACTTTCTAAGCATTGTTTGAGATGTGACTTGAGTGTGTACCTGTTACAGTACGAGGTTGAGTTAGCAGATATTCATTGTATAATTACTCAAGCGTAAGATTATTCTTTTACTAGCCAATTATTAAAGGAAATCATGATAATGCATCAACTTGTTTCGATAACACCATGCTTTGACTGATTTTTCTCAAGTTCTTCATATTCAAGGCCTTCATGAGAATGTCGCATCATCATATTCTCCCAGATCAAATGAATCTCAAGCTGATTCACAGAGAACCAACCCTTGTCAATTTTCAATACCTTCCAATGAATAACAAGGACCATGTTCACACAACGAAGTTCCCCCTAAAGGTGTGCCATACTCTTACTGTCCCGATTGCTCTAATATTCCCCCAATCTCCAGAACCATAGATTAGTAGTAATTCATGTTGCAGGTGCATCAATGATTGTTAGCTGTGAACCAGGTTCATATGCAGTGTTCCCTAAATTTGCATCATCAAAGATGTTTGATATCATGTcactttcttcaactttttttttttcatccttttcaagGAATAAACTGTctccttgaaaatcaaagagcgAGAGgaaattttctaccatttttaGCACATGTTTGGAGCATGCACTATTCATGTACCAAGTTGGCCTTTTCCCTCTCACCTTCACCTGAAACACTAGTCAAAGATTAGTCTTGGGAACCCAGATTAGCTTGGGCCCCTTTATGTGAGTAAAAGGATGAATAAGATTTCTTCTAGCCCATAAAGGCAAATAAGAAAACCTTTTATTTGGAGCATTTTTATTTCGAACCAGGTTCTTAGCCGTATCagtcttttcctttttggtgaacttaacatttttctgaaaagcCTCAAATAAAGCTTTACATTGATTCTTTAAATGACCTGAGTTTCCACAATGAGTGCATAAACTTTTAGACATGTGAATAGTGTGTGACACAAGATTATTCTGTTTTTTAAAACCTATCCCACTTCGACTAGTGGTTTGCTTTTCTTGAATCTGAGTTAAAATTTCAGAGGACCTGGTCCATCTAAGATTTCTTTCCAGATCCAGTTTGGTATGATCAAGATTTTCTTGTAACAACCTATTCCTTTCTGTTAAAGCTTGATATTTTAtggttaacaattttattttttcttctagagCTAATTGAAGTTCACTAGCAGAGTTTTTGCCCTTGTGACTTAACTCTGAGATTTTAAtctgttcttttaatttattttgaagaaagtgATTGTGTTTCTCAAGATTGTCATTGACTTCTCTTAAAGATGCATAGTTTTCCATCACTTGTtctctttcagaattgacaGACTGATATGCATCTATAAGAGTACTCAATAAAGACTCTAGTTCCTTTTtagaatatgattcaatatttactttgatgtgatgaaaacttaccttgctttgtttgtcatcttcttcatcatcttcagaATCTGTTTCAGCAATGAgtgcaagaaaatcatatttatttgattgttctattgcaaGTAGTGACTGATTTTCGAACCCTCCATCCTCAAATTCTTCTTCAGATAAGTCCCCCATAGCGGCAAAGGCTCTTCTCGTTGAAAGATCCGCTTCTTGATTGGTCATTCTTCTGTTTGTGGGAATGTACTTATcattcttgatgtctttgaccTTCTCAAAGTTTGCCTTTTTCTGCTCTAAAGCCCAAAGTGGACAGAATTTGATGAAGTGATCTGGGCTCCCACATTTATGACAAACCTGGTCTTTAGTGTTTTCAGATGGTTTTtgagaagttttcttttgaaaggtCTGCCCTCTCTTTAGCATTCTGGTGAACCTTTTGGTTATGAGggcaatattttcatcttcaaaatcatctgatgcatttttatttagaaccaggttcctttccttcctttttcctccaatttccttttcttggtttttcttgaGTTCGTATGTGATGAGATTACCAATCAACTCATCCATGGCCAGTGAGTCTAGGTCGCGGGCTTCAGTGATAGCCTCGACTTTACTTTCCCAAGTTTCAGGAAGGACACTCAAGAGTTTCCTTACTGCCTTTCCATTAGGAACTATCTCTCCCAAGGAGTACATCTCATTAATGATGGAGGTGAACCTGGTGTGCATATCTTGAATAGTCTCCCCTTCTGCCATCCTGAACAGCTCATATTGCCTGTTCAAGTTATCAATTTTGGACTTCTTGACTTGCGTTGTTCCTTCATGAGCTGTTTGTAGTGTTTCCCATATGGCTTTGGCATCTTGACAGGACGAGATTCGATTGTATTCGTCTGGTCCTATGCCACAGATCAAAATTTTCTTGGCTTTGGCATTGTTTTGGATTGCAAGCTTGTCTTCAACattccattcttttctttcctttgggaTTTTGGTGATTCCATCAGTTGCGGTTTTCATAGGTATGGTTGGGCCATCTAGAATTACTCCCCATAGATCAGGGTTTTCGCCAATAAGATGGTCCATCATACGATTTTTCCACCATCCATAATATTTGCCATTGAACAGTGGTGGTCGTGTTTGTGAAGCTCCCTCTTGTGGGGTAGGTGGTGCTGCCATTGAGTCTTTTCAAGGTGTGAATCTTTTAACGAaaagacctgctctgataccaattgaagaaaccttaccccagaacacgaaccaggttcgtgtaagttgcttttaagtaaagacagagtaaagacacaaacacttactgaattaaaaaccttcctcactcaaggaaggaaaaacctcgttttattaattcaactataagattttgtgattacaactcaataatcaaaaagtcttatctctactactccctcgattgactccaatcgatctctccaaaaggccaaacccaccttttgttacaaccctcactgaaactcaaccctacaaagagccaaacccaccctttgtacaaatctctcaagactcaactcccaagaagtcaaacccacttcttgttacaaatctaggaattattacaactcaataataaacctagaacaaatcaacaaagactaataaccttagactttaattgatcaaacttcaatatCCAATAGTTCTGAGTAGAACAGGTTTCGTGAACCTGGTGCTTATGTTGCTGTGATGAAGGTGAACCTGGTCCTTGCGTTTCTGTGACGAAGACCTGCGttttttctccagaaaatactactctcaagatgatatatttcgtgaatatgcaatacctatcgttctggctttgctggaaaaattctctcgatttttgtgattgcaaagacatttttttctttcaacttcttgatccttttatagatttgatttgccttcaacttctacaaggaaaggaattacaaatccttttccttcttgaacttgtctatatttacgtctttccttatttgacttgaattgtaatttctttatttctttccttctttgacttgaattgctacttttttatttctttccttctttgacttgaattgctacttttttttttatttctttccttctttatttatttccatatttgtttccttcttttccttctttacaattctgcactttttcttcttttcttcaatactttttcttctttgtcgcaactctcataattgtatacatacgacaccatgccttcactttatcaatcatcaaaactactttatttgttctcctacttcccaacagtatgttttgatgatataaCTATTTCTACTTTCAGACTCTAAACACaagtatatatttgaatatttttaattttttgttctcTAAATAATATAAGGTCCAACAAgctattaattaatcaaattaaattttctcATTAGGAGTACTGGATATGTTTCTTTTTATAGTTAAAATGTTatcactttaatttaatttgactattttatgataattttcatcatgtcaaatatataaaattatctatcatatatatattgggTGTTGAAATTCACATAGACACTAAAAGTGTTGGTACCAGTATTACTAAGGGTAATGCAACATTGGATTAGGACAAAGTGAAGATAGATTTTTTTGGTCATAGTTTGGTTAAAGGATAAAAGTCGAACATTAAATCGTGAAGGATTTATTTGAAGTTTGaactaaattgaaaataaaggCATAACCATAATTaaacttcaaatttaaattctCCATAAAATACTCAAAACAATTAGCTTTGATACCATAATGAACCTGATAaggaaaaatatcatatatatactaagttgtgatttaattttaataccactattttaaaactttcttttCAGAAAATGTTGCAATgtaataagaaaatatcaagTAAGTACATATGTAACAAAAGAAACACAATTGctgatttacaaaaaaaaaatccaacacAAATGGATATATTAAAGAAGTAAGAACGAGATGAACGAAAGTTGAACTAATATGATAATACGTTGAACATACTTTTCTTTGTGTAAAACCCACAAGCTAAAGATggaaagaagaacaaataagaaagaaaaaatgaaggaaatgtgcagcaaatatgaaaaataaaagttggaATATGTAGTAGCAAGATGGCcaccaaaataaaaacaaagcataaaacaaattaaatgaaaaattttgtcaaattatattattatatagaagagtgaagtgggagAACGAATTACTATATAGAAGAGTGATGAATTAGGATGACCAatggtaaaatggtcttttacaTCTAAATAATATCTATTAACTATCTATCACACACACTAAAAGGGAATTTTCTAGAAAGAGAAGCCCAAGAATGACCAAGGGTAAAAGTGTCTTTTACCACTAAATAATATCTACCTATATGACTATAAATAGGAATTTTCTAGAATTACACTTTAGACACAAATAAAGAGACCTTCTCTCTTTCCATCACTACTCAATCTTCATTGTTGTCTCAGTTTCTTCTTcagtaagtatttttttttcttctgaatttttttatcttcagTGCTCttctatcatatttttttttataaattgagtaattttCAACTTGTAGACCACAATTTACATGTACAATTTGACTTGTTTGGGTAAAAACCATTATTTAGTCCTATTTTCTCTTTGATACCCAATTCATATGTATGGATTCTTTTTACTATTACTACTATATAGAAGAGTGATGAATTAGGACGACCAATAGTAAAATAGTCTTTTACTTCTAACTAATATCTACTAATCTATCACACACactaaaaagaaacttttttatttttctattatatagaagcaTGAAGAGGAGGACGACCAAGGATATTTTTGTcaaccaaaaataatttcaagctTAGTTTAATTGTACCTTGTGcaataaaatattcaacttttcagaaaaaccaacaaaaaaattatgtaattccCAATGAATCCACCACTAAGTCAATAATTATGGATTCTAATGGCCACACGTGTACCAATACATTTggaggagaaaaagaaatcaTTGCAAAGTTACATGGACCctatttattgatttattattacttAAAAAGCCTGTACATTCAAgttgatacatttttttacaaaaatctatcttatttttgaatgtataatttttaatgaGAATTTTTTATACCAAAGATTCAAATTTAAGGACTTTTAATCATTTCCTTTTTAAGTGTGGTTTGGTCatgaaaaaaatactatttattttatttagaaaatttataGTTGAAGTCGTTAAAGTTTGtgcaaaaaatatttagaatataaatataatctttctaaaggcataatacataactaTGTCATTTAATTTGGTTTCATCTAACATCTAtgtcctttaattttatatgtttacAAGTAGAGACATAatcttgtataaaattgaacaagttgaCACTTGTGTTCTACTTGACGTCCTACATGACAATATAATTCACGTCATATGCGATATTTTATGTCGCTCCTACGTCTGTTATTCCCCATAGGACGCGTGTATATACTTTTTCAACTTCGTAAATTTTTTAGTGCTTACTTGTGCACGCCCTAAGGTGAATGTCATAGATGTCAACGAAGTCAagttaaaagatatatttatatattatgtttttctaaatatgGTTTATGTTCCTCAGTTTGTAAAAATTACTTGACTAATTTACTTAAGACATACAACCAAAGTgcactaaataaaataatatctcaaAATAGATAGCTGTATAATGTCATAGATCAGATCTCATATAAGAACTAATACATACTATAAcagtttttttttaagttgaacTTGTGTTATTCTATTGATTTTGCAAATAATAATTGACTAtttgaatgtatttttttaaaaaaaaatggggtCAGTTTTATAAGactaaataatttgtgataatattttaaaaatgataatatagtTAGGGGCCGTTTGGTTATTTGTTAGAGTTATGCATATGTTACTTATGCATGATTTATTTATGCAAGATTTAGTTATGTGGTATTAGTTATATAGAGATTACAccaatacataaattattaattaattaatatattgtttACAATTAATAAGCAAGCAAATAgtataatttcacaaaaaaaaagctCTATAATTAAGTGAAATTTCTATTTGATTTCTCTATAAACATAACTCTTTCTCTGTTGTGACATTATTACTCAAAAAGCTTTCTCTTAAACGAGATGGTACTCAAactgctcaaaactcttttggaaatcttagttttctctcatcttaaatgtaagaatatttacttttgggaatacttagttttaatatatcattataaagaaaatgaacTCATTTCTACTCTTCCTCAAGTCATATGcgcaaatcataaaaaaaaaatgcaaaagacttcttaaaatagGGTTTACGCCGAATTATGGACGTAAACGACTCAATTCAAGGACACGATGATACCTCTCATCTAAAGAAtgttcgacttatagggttcatgcgaAATTGTGGGCATGAACTCCTGAACTGaaggacttcatgggtaacatgttGTAACCCCATGATTAGGAATATAATCCCTATATGTttaggaactcaatactcaagacttagaacttgaagataatGACGCAATCAAATACACTCAACTCATGAAGTTCATGTGGAACTTATTGGCATGAACGACTCGACTGGAGTGTCTAAATAACAATACGAAATTCATGTATACGATTCTTTTCACTCtcatacttacttcctcaaaacttagctcaaatcaatagttgatctcaaatgattcacaattgaactcaaagactttcttgaactctactgtTAGCTCtttcttatattatgaattcaagagttatgattCATGATACGAAGGATCTCGATGATAGTGTAGATTCATGAATACattttcatcattctcatactCACTTACGCAAGTTCTGAAACAAGTTATTAGAAATTATAGAAGGCTCCTCAAAAGACTCAAATGCTTTCTCAAAAGACTCGAAAGAACTCTCAAGATTTAACTCTTAGTTctatcttgaatttgaattatgaattgaaggttattatttttggtataaAAGATATCGTAATGATTAAATGAGTTTTCGATAGTCAATCGTgataaatgatcaagaaaacaTGATTTGAAAGCAAGTCCATGATAAGGAGatgcattttaatatttgatcgCGAAATAAGATATTTAAGATTGTAATATTGAGCTCGTTAACGGGCCCTTTCATATCTAGTATTATTATACGTTTGACCtacaatttaattttgttaaaaatatcaattacCAAGTgaaaaaattgagagaaaatagtaattttcattttcagaGTACGACTA
This portion of the Solanum pennellii chromosome 12, SPENNV200 genome encodes:
- the LOC107005758 gene encoding uncharacterized protein LOC107005758 — its product is MLKRGQTFQKKTSQKPSENTKDQVCHKCGSPDHFIKFCPLWALEQKKANFEKVKDIKNDKYIPTNRRMTNQEADLSTRRAFAAMGDLSEEEFEDGGFENQSLLAIEQSNKYDFLALIAETDSEDDEEDDKQSKVSFHHIKVNIESYSKKELESLLSTLIDAYQSVNSEREQVMENYASLREVNDNLEKHNHFLQNKLKEQIKISELSHKGKNSASELQLALEEKIKLLTIKYQALTERNRLLQENLDHTKLDLERNLRWTRSSEILTQIQEKQTTSRSGIGFKKQNNLVSHTIHMSKSLCTHCGNSGHLKNQCKALFEAFQKNVKFTKKEKTDTAKNLVRNKNAPNKRFSYLPLWARRNLIHPFTHIKGPKLIWVPKTNL